The DNA region ACAGCAGCGTGTTGTTCAGGTCGGCACTGATCTGCGCCATCAGGCGTTCGCGCTGGCCTTCGAGCATGCCCTGCGCCTGACCGCCACCCAGCAGGCCGGGGATCATCTGGCTCAGGCTGTCGGCTGCAACGCCGGCGATGGCAAGGCTGACTTCGGCACCGGCTTCTTTCGCGGGGAGCGCCTGGGCCAGGTGGCCGATCAGCAACTGACGGGTTGCATCTGCTTCGATGTGCGGCAGCCCTTGCGCGTGTTTGGCCAGTTGATCGGCGCGGGTGGCGGTCAGCTCCGCGTTGACGATTTTGCGGCCGAGCGGTGACTGGAAGAATTGCAGCGCAGGGGCAGGGTCCTTGAGGCTCTCGCGCAGACGCTTTGCGGCGCGTTGATCCATGGCCTGGGGGGCAAAACGCTGATTGCTGTTACTGACCAGCGCCTGATAAACCGCAGGCGGCAGGTTGCTGCTGTAGCGTTGCTGGGCAGCCTTGAGGGCATCGTTGAAATGCGCGCGTTGTTCCGGCCAGCCTGCAGCCTTGTACAACTGATCATAGCTGTCTGCCCAGACAGGCATGGTGCAGAACATCAACAACAAAACAAGCAAACGACGCATTGGGGACTCCTGTCGGCAGGCGGCTATTCTCCCGGTGTTAACGTGGATTTGTCGAGTTATGACTGCCTTTGGCGAATGAAATCTCACGCACATGACGGCTTCCCTACGCGCGGCTGTCGGATTTCAGAGCTAATGGATACTATGCTCGCCATGCGCATACCCTCTGACCATCCCTTGCTGCTGCGAATCGTCGACGACCTGGCCGCCAATGGCTGGTCGCAGCAGAATATTTTCCTGCCCGAAGCTCTGACCCTTGAGCTGGAGCAGGAGTGCCGCAAACGTGCTGCCGAGGGCGAACTTGAGCCTGCCGGTGTTGGCAAAGGGCCAGCGCTGGAGGTCCGCGAGGGGGTTCGTGGTGATCGCATCCAGTGGCTGGAGGCGGGTCAGGCTCAGTGCTGCGACAGCTATCTGGAGCTGATGGAAAGCTTGCGCGAGGCACTTAATCGCGGCCTGTTTCTGGGGCTCGATGATTACGAAAGCCATTTCGCGCTCTACCCGCCCGGGGCCTTCTATCTAAGGCATGTCGACCGCTTTCGCGATGACGACAAGCGCATGGTGTCAGCCGTTCTCTACCTTAATAACGCCTGGCTGCCGGAGCATGGCGGCCAGTTGCGCATGTACCTGAAGGATGACCTGGCGTATGACGTCCAGCCCACAGGCGGGTGTCTGGTGGTCTTCCTTTCCGGCGATATCCCTCACGAAGTCATGCCCGCGACTCGTGACCGGCTTTCCTTGACGGGCTGGTTCAG from Pseudomonas syringae includes:
- a CDS encoding 2OG-Fe(II) oxygenase; this translates as MLAMRIPSDHPLLLRIVDDLAANGWSQQNIFLPEALTLELEQECRKRAAEGELEPAGVGKGPALEVREGVRGDRIQWLEAGQAQCCDSYLELMESLREALNRGLFLGLDDYESHFALYPPGAFYLRHVDRFRDDDKRMVSAVLYLNNAWLPEHGGQLRMYLKDDLAYDVQPTGGCLVVFLSGDIPHEVMPATRDRLSLTGWFRRRGNELFQ
- a CDS encoding DUF2059 domain-containing protein produces the protein MRRLLVLLLMFCTMPVWADSYDQLYKAAGWPEQRAHFNDALKAAQQRYSSNLPPAVYQALVSNSNQRFAPQAMDQRAAKRLRESLKDPAPALQFFQSPLGRKIVNAELTATRADQLAKHAQGLPHIEADATRQLLIGHLAQALPAKEAGAEVSLAIAGVAADSLSQMIPGLLGGGQAQGMLEGQRERLMAQISADLNNTLLYVYRDLSDPELEEFSTFAESPEGKAYYQAALAAIRAGLAVGQSASSLNPGP